One window from the genome of Scatophagus argus isolate fScaArg1 chromosome 13, fScaArg1.pri, whole genome shotgun sequence encodes:
- the slc6a9 gene encoding sodium- and chloride-dependent glycine transporter 1 yields the protein MEEKQFAGILNGAVPGEPVKKDENSRRGNWGNQIEFVLTSVGYAVGLGNVWRFPYLCYRNGGGAFMLPYFIMLVFCGIPLFFLELSFGQFASQGCLGVWKISPMFKGVGYGMMVVSTYIGIYYNVVICIAFYYFFSSMTNLLPWTYCNNPWNTPDCSGVLGNNLPLNASLANATNSLVAGVSEVVNRTKRTSPSEEYWKHYVLNISDDIGNFGEVRLPILGCLAVSWVVVFLCLIRGVKSSGKVVYFTATFPYVVLTILFIRGITLDGAINGIKYYLTPQWQKVLDAKVWGDAASQIFYSLGCAWGGLITMASYNKFHNNCFRDSIIISVTNCATSVYAGFVIFSILGFMAHNLNVPVSEVADHGPGLAFVAYPEALTLLPISPLWSLLFFFMLILLGLGTQFCLLETLVTAIVDEIGTDWIIRHKTIVTLSVAITGFLLGVPLTTQAGIYWLLLMDNYAASFSLVIISCIMCICVMYVYGHRNYFKDVEMMLGFPPPLFFKVCWRFISPVIISFILIFTVIQYKPITYNDYVYPGWSLAIGFAMALSSVVCIPIYALYKISRSPGATFRERLKNACRSHPKWGPALQEHRTGRYAPMASEDTVEARPLKEKEELKEEEKERKDEISLTIQGSNGSTNTHNNPNPSA from the exons GTGCCTTCATGTTACCGTACTTCATCATGCTGGTATTCTGCGGCAtccccctcttcttcctcgAGCTGTCCTTTGGTCAGTTCGCAAGCCAGGGATGTCTGGGAGTATGGAAGATCAGCCCCATGTTCAAAG GTGTGGGCTACGGCATGATGGTGGTGTCCACCTACATTGGGATCTACTACAACGTGGTCATCTGCATTGCCTTCTACTACTTTTTCTCATCCATGACAAACCTGCTGCCTTGGACATACTGCAACAATCCCTGGAACACACCTGACTGCAGTGGGGTTCTGGGCAACAACCTTCCACTTAACGCCAGCCTGGCCAATGCTACCAATAGCCTGGTGGCAGGGGTGTCCGAGGTGGTCAACCGCACTAAGAGGACCAGTCCCAGTGAGGAGTACTGGAA ACACTATGTATTGAACATCTCTGATGATATTGGGAACTTTGGAGAAGTGCGTCTCCCAATCCTGGGCTGCTTGGCTGTGTCCTGGgttgttgtcttcctctgtctcatcAGGGGCGTTAAGTCCTCTGGAAAG gTGGTGTACTTCACAGCTACGTTCCCCTACGTCGTTCTGACTATCCTGTTCATCCGTGGCATCACCCTGGATGGGGCAATCAATGGCATCAAGTACTACCTGACTCCACAGTGGCAGAAGGTCCTTGATGCGAAG GTGTGGGGAGACGCAGCGTCACAGATCTTCTACTCTCTGGGCTGTGCCTGGGGGGGGCTCATTACCATGGCTTCCTATAACAAATTCCACAACAACTGCTTCAG AGACAGCATCATCATCAGCGTAACCAACTGTGCGACCAGTGTGTATGCCGGCTTTGTCATTTTCTCCATCCTGGGCTTCATGGCACACAACCTGAATGTTCCTGTGTCAGAGGTGGCTGACCACGGCCCAGGTCTGGCCTTTGTGGCCTACCCAGAGGCCCTCACTCTCCTCCCCATATCACCACTCtggtctcttctcttcttcttcatgctcATCCTTCTGGGATTAGGGACTCAG TTCTGTCTCCTGGAGACCCTGGTGACGGCCATCGTCGATGAGATCGGTACAGACTGGATCATCAGACACAAGACCATAGTCACATTGTCAGTGGCCATAACTGGATTCTTACTGGGCGTGCCGCTAACAACACAG gcAGGAATCTATTGGTTGCTACTGATGGACAACTATGCTGCTAGTTTCTCTTTGGTCATTATCTCCTGCATAATGTGCATCTGCGTCATGTATGTTTATG GTCACCGGAACTACTTTAAAGATGTCGAGATGATGCTGGGCTTCCCACCTCCTCTCTTTTTCAAAGTCTGCTGGAGATTCATCTCCCCTGTCATCATCTCT TTCATCCTGATCTTCACAGTGATCCAGTACAAGCCCATCACCTACAATGACTATGTGTATCCTGGCTGGTCTCTGGCTATCGGCTTCGCTATGGCTCTGTCTTCAGTGGTTTGCATACCCATCTATGCCCTCTACAAGATCTCAAGGTCCCCAGGAGCCACCTTCAGAGAG CGGTTGAAGAACGCCTGCCGATCACATCCAAAGTGGGGTCCAGCCCTGCAGGAGCATCGGACGGGCCGCTACGCCCCCATGGCCTCTGAAGACACTGTGGAGGCTCGTCCCCtcaaggagaaggaggagctgaaggaagaggagaaggagaggaaggatgAGATCAGCCTCACCATCCAGGGAAGCAACGGCTccactaacacacacaacaacccCAACCCCAGCGCATAG